One window of the Chryseobacterium camelliae genome contains the following:
- the pheS gene encoding phenylalanine--tRNA ligase subunit alpha — translation MIEKIEELLLEVNSFNSASKEEIENFRIKYNGKKGILNDFFEKFKEVPNDQKKEFGLKLNSLKDAVKAKLEDLKNATASSLVTEKEDLTRPAFPLDLGSRHPINLVKNRIIEIFKSIGFAVADGPEIEDDWHNFTALNLPEYHPARDMQDTFFIEQNPDILLRTHTSSVQIRYMEENQPPIRILSPGRVFRNEAVSSRSHCIFHQIEGLYIDENVSFADLKQTIQFFTTELFGKSKIRMRPSYFPFTEPSAEIDVYWGLNSETDYRITKGTGWLEIMGCGMVDPAVLKNVNIDSEKYSGYAFGMGIERIVMLLYQMSDIRMFFENDIRTLEQFKTL, via the coding sequence ATGATAGAAAAGATAGAAGAACTGCTTCTTGAGGTAAACAGCTTTAATTCCGCTTCCAAAGAGGAAATTGAAAACTTCCGGATTAAATACAATGGTAAAAAGGGGATCCTGAACGATTTTTTTGAAAAGTTCAAGGAAGTTCCGAATGACCAGAAGAAAGAATTCGGACTTAAGCTTAATTCCCTGAAAGATGCTGTTAAGGCAAAACTTGAGGACCTAAAAAACGCTACAGCCTCTTCCCTGGTTACAGAGAAAGAAGACCTGACAAGGCCTGCTTTTCCTCTGGACTTAGGATCCAGGCATCCTATCAACCTGGTGAAAAACAGGATTATCGAAATTTTTAAATCCATCGGGTTTGCCGTAGCAGACGGACCTGAGATTGAGGACGACTGGCATAACTTTACCGCCCTGAACCTCCCTGAGTACCATCCGGCAAGGGATATGCAGGATACTTTCTTCATTGAGCAGAATCCCGATATCCTTCTGAGGACCCATACTTCCTCCGTACAGATCCGTTACATGGAAGAAAACCAGCCACCGATAAGGATTTTATCTCCGGGAAGGGTATTCAGGAATGAAGCGGTATCTTCACGTTCGCACTGTATTTTCCATCAGATCGAAGGGTTGTACATCGATGAGAATGTAAGCTTTGCCGATCTGAAGCAGACGATCCAGTTCTTTACTACGGAGCTGTTCGGGAAATCAAAAATCAGGATGAGGCCGTCATACTTTCCTTTTACCGAGCCAAGTGCAGAGATTGATGTATACTGGGGGCTGAATTCCGAGACGGATTACCGTATTACCAAAGGCACCGGGTGGCTTGAAATCATGGGTTGCGGAATGGTAGACCCTGCCGTTCTGAAGAATGTGAATATAGACTCTGAAAAATATTCCGGCTATGCTTTCGGGATGGGGATTGAACGAATTGTGATGCTGCTGTACCAGATGAGCGATATCAGGATGTTCTTTGAAAATGATATCAGAACGTTGGAGCAGTTCAAAACTTTGTAA
- a CDS encoding YceI family protein, with translation MRKKLLIWAIPVFFAATTVVSCKKEKPVASESSEVTTTKNGSQYTLDTLNSRIEWKGYKIFKSESTSHFGTIKFESGDVTVHDGKLESGKFVADMNSLTSVDLRDDKTQMDKLNGHLKSGDFFETDKFPTASYEITKVTSVAEGDYNTLLDGNLTIKGITRPVQFKANVSVKKGGEVSIATEPKDVSREEFGVKFQAPAQNGVIKNEVTLQINVKALEKK, from the coding sequence ATGAGAAAAAAACTGCTTATATGGGCCATTCCTGTATTTTTTGCGGCTACGACGGTAGTTTCGTGTAAAAAAGAAAAGCCCGTTGCCAGCGAAAGCAGTGAAGTAACCACCACCAAAAATGGCAGCCAGTATACGCTGGATACCCTGAACAGCAGAATAGAGTGGAAGGGATACAAGATTTTCAAGTCTGAAAGTACCAGCCATTTCGGGACCATCAAGTTTGAAAGTGGCGATGTGACGGTACATGACGGTAAGCTGGAAAGCGGAAAATTTGTAGCTGACATGAACTCCCTCACCTCTGTAGATCTGAGGGATGACAAAACACAGATGGACAAACTTAACGGGCATCTGAAAAGCGGAGACTTTTTTGAAACGGATAAATTCCCAACCGCTTCCTATGAAATTACCAAAGTGACATCCGTTGCAGAAGGAGATTACAATACGCTTCTGGATGGTAACCTGACTATTAAAGGAATTACCAGGCCGGTGCAGTTTAAAGCCAATGTATCCGTTAAGAAGGGAGGAGAAGTAAGCATTGCCACGGAACCTAAGGATGTCAGCCGGGAAGAGTTCGGAGTAAAGTTCCAGGCTCCTGCCCAAAATGGTGTCATTAAAAACGAGGTGACCCTGCAGATCAACGTTAAAGCTTTAGAAAAGAAATAA
- a CDS encoding sulfate/molybdate ABC transporter ATP-binding protein codes for MLLEISHLNFSYSKERPLFRNLNLKLEEGKIVALAGESGCGKSTLLNLIYGKLDWESGEIIFDGRKLMGPKGNLVPGEAEMKLVAQNFDLMPYATVAENVGKFISNINLAHKKATVTELLEVVGLQDYAGILPKYLSGGQQQRVAIARALSVLPKLLILDEPFSNLDFPRKIELRERLFRYVKQHGISLMISTHELQDVMPWLDRIVILQEGRLIQNDHPEEIYRHPYNPYVARLFGEVNIFSEQEQKDLGIPEFFYYPHEIVINHNGQEAEVLESRFAGNHYRTIIRINHKEMVMETGGKIQENQIRIAFRK; via the coding sequence ATGCTATTAGAGATCAGCCACCTTAATTTTTCGTACTCGAAAGAGAGACCTCTTTTCCGGAACCTCAACCTGAAACTGGAAGAAGGGAAGATTGTTGCGCTTGCCGGAGAAAGCGGCTGCGGAAAGTCCACTTTACTGAATTTAATCTACGGGAAACTGGATTGGGAAAGCGGTGAAATTATTTTTGACGGACGGAAGCTTATGGGCCCGAAAGGAAACCTGGTTCCCGGTGAAGCGGAAATGAAGCTGGTTGCCCAGAATTTTGACCTGATGCCGTATGCTACGGTCGCAGAAAACGTCGGTAAATTTATCTCTAACATTAATCTGGCCCATAAAAAAGCTACCGTTACCGAACTGCTTGAAGTGGTAGGCCTACAGGACTACGCCGGAATCCTGCCAAAATACCTGAGCGGAGGACAGCAGCAGCGGGTGGCTATTGCAAGAGCGCTTTCCGTACTCCCAAAACTCCTGATTCTTGATGAGCCTTTCAGCAACCTTGATTTCCCCAGGAAGATAGAGCTTCGTGAGCGGCTGTTCAGATATGTGAAGCAACACGGCATTTCGCTGATGATCTCTACGCATGAGCTTCAGGATGTCATGCCATGGCTGGACCGCATTGTGATCCTTCAGGAAGGAAGGCTGATCCAGAATGACCATCCCGAAGAAATTTACAGGCATCCTTATAATCCATACGTAGCAAGGCTCTTTGGCGAAGTGAACATATTCAGTGAACAGGAACAGAAAGATTTAGGCATTCCTGAGTTTTTCTACTATCCCCATGAGATCGTCATCAATCATAACGGGCAGGAAGCCGAAGTACTGGAGAGCAGGTTTGCCGGAAACCATTACCGAACGATCATCAGGATCAACCATAAGGAGATGGTAATGGAAACAGGAGGTAAAATTCAGGAAAACCAGATCCGGATTGCTTTCCGCAAATAA